From a single Metopolophium dirhodum isolate CAU chromosome 6, ASM1992520v1, whole genome shotgun sequence genomic region:
- the LOC132947664 gene encoding uncharacterized protein LOC132947664, with protein MNCTNTKKRKRTKLECLACGSIFDDDYRKKHETKQHEGKRVLVKHVGAPENPFIAAARLKQVTESDSLQTTELYFEEIITEDRKHILEPLNEFQVEKSVVNENNSSENKYAGTPENPFTANIKQKICFKLQNYELFPPGCKDFKMNDYDGVIAELKVLDHQCNVKKLDSLTKIFKLSEDCKTCLPTANKLCRLVLTAPVSTASNERAFSKLKIVKNYLRSTMGADRLQHLMLLFSNKDILDSIDLKSSVKSWSLLKERRIKI; from the exons ATGAATTGCAcaaatacgaaaaaaagaaaacgaaCGAAATTAGAATGTTTGGCATGTggaagtatatttgatgatgatTATAGAAAGAAACATGAAACTAAACAACATGAGGGTAAAAGAGTTTTAGTGAAGCATGTTGGAGCCCCAGAAAATCCATTTATAGCTGCAGCTAGGCTAAAGCAAGTGACAGAATCG gattCGCTTCAAACTACAGAATTATACTTTGAAGAAATTATCACCGAGgatagaaaacatattttagagcCTCta AATGAATTTCAAGTTGAAAAATCAGTTGTAAATGAGAATAATAGCAGTGAAAATAAGTATGCAGGAACACCAGAAAATCCGTTTACAGCAAACATTAAGCAAAA gatttgctTCAAACTACAGAACTACGAACTATTTCCACCGGGATGcaaagattttaaaatgaatgaCTATGACGGAGTGATTGCCGAATTGAAAGTTTTAGATCACCAGTGTAACGTGAAAAAATTGGATAGcttgacaaaaatatttaaattatctgaAGATTGTAAAACTTGTTTGCCAACTGCAAACAAGCTATGCAGGCTAGTACTTACAGCTCCCGTAAGTACTGCTTCAAACGAACGTGCTTTCAGTAAACTGAAAATCgttaaaaactatttacgaTCGACTATGGGAGCAGATCGTCTTCAACATTTAATGTTACTTTTTAGTAACAAAGATATTTTGGATTctatagatttaaaaagttCAGTGAAATCATGGTCACTATTAAAGGAGAGaaggattaaaatttaa